One stretch of Punica granatum isolate Tunisia-2019 chromosome 5, ASM765513v2, whole genome shotgun sequence DNA includes these proteins:
- the LOC116209603 gene encoding heavy metal-associated isoprenylated plant protein 19-like, translated as MHCNACERSVAKIIAKIEGVETFKTDMNRHIVEVTGTMDPQKVLKKLKKRTGKRVEMLGKKDDSDTSKDEHDKSGGNLEQIFMIAHQEDANSKSKFDYCCVENETLMMFSDENPNACCLT; from the exons ATGCATTGCAATGCATGCGAGAGATCCGTCGCAAAGATCATTGCTAAAATCGAAG GGGTGGAAACATTCAAGACAGACATGAACAGACACATCGTAGAAGTCACCGGGACGATGGACCCTCAAAAGGTGTTGAAGAAACTGAAGAAGAGGACGGGGAAGAGGGTGGAGATGCTCGGAAAGAAGGACGACAGTGATACCTCGAAGGATGAGCACGATAAGAGCGGTGGGAATTTAGAACAAATTTTCATGATCGCCCATCAAGAGGATGCCAATTCGAAGTCGAAGTTCGACTATTGTTGCGTCGAGAATGAGACACTGATGATGTTCAGTGATGAGAACCCTAATGCCTGTTGTCTGACGTAA